caattcaataaaatatactCATTCCATTCCAATTACTTCTATTTTTCTCTTGGCTTTGTTGTATTCtcttttccataatttttttctctaaaaagcTAACATTAATTCATATCTTCACCAAAAATTAAACCTTTGGCAACATTAGAACAAATCTTGTGTTATCTAAAGGGGGCTCCGAGACATGGTCTTTTATGTAAGAATTATGGGCATATTATTATTGAATGCTTGTCAGATGTAGATTGGGCATGATCTAAGATAGATGGGAGATCTACTACAAGATATTGTGTTTTCATTGGAGGAAATCtaatttcttgaaaaaaagaagcaaaatctAGTATTTCTATCAAGTGCATGGTCAAAATATAGTGCTATGACACAAATGTGTGTGAGACTAGAgggtaaaaaaatatgaaaattttagccATCAGCAAGATTGTATGGCTACAACAACTATTGAATGAACTGGGTTCAAAACGTTGCTACCAGCAAAGCTATGGTGTGATAACCAAGTTGCTCTTCACATATCTTCCAATCCAATGTTTCATTAACAAACTAAACACATTGAAGTTGACTGTCATTTTATTCGTGAGAAGCTTCAAAAAAAACTCATCTCTGTAAgttatattaaaacaagagCTATATTGGAAGATATCTTTAGAAAAGCCCTAAATGGACCTTTAATTGATTATATTTGTAACAAGCTAGATATGATTAATCTATGCTCCAACTCGAAAGAAAGTGTTATGAaatatttgtgtataattgtaGAAACAAACTTCTAGGAATAGATTACATAGCAGATTTTTAAGGATTaggttttatttatatctctaattttattttctttttaggatTAAGTCTATTGTATATATGCACTCGTTGGTAGAATCAATATACAAATTTATAGAACATTAGTTTCTCTGTTTATGTATGttgttaaaattcattttgaatcatataaataaataaacttattacATTTTATCACAAGACTCCATTTTACACCATTAAGAACTAgacttaaatatatttttacatatggctcatattctatttatttttataccaaTTAAAACCATACTCATTTTCTCTTAAACAACTCTACTCaatcaattaagaaaaattatcaaaatttcataacttttttttatgttttctccTTGTAAATTTCATCATTATAACTCTAACCATCTGTTTAAAATAATTGCACTAAAAATCAGAAGAGAACTTACACTTACATTAGTGATTCAATTGGAAAAACATATTTAGATGGACAAGTTTAATTTAAGGGCTAAAACTTCAATTTAAATGATACATACAAATATGTAATTTAccttatttttaatcattacaGAGTTTGATTCATTTAGACAGTTCATCTTGCTAAGTCTATAAGttgcttattatttaatttgcttGATTGGTTTAGATAGTTGAACTCGAAAGTGGTTCATGTTTAGGCAGAATAACGGGGAAATCATGGATCTCGTCCATCCATGGATTCTTCTCCACTAAAGGATGGATGTTCTTCAATGCCTTCCAAACCATACTGTTGCATTTGAAGCCTGATCCAAACCCTATTTGCCAAACCCTATCGCCATTGTTGATCCTTCCCTTAGCTTCAGAATAAGCCAACTCATACCACAATGAAGAACTCGAAGTGTTGCCGAATCTGTAAAGAGTCATCCTCGATGGCTCCATTTGCCATTCACCAAGGTTCAAGCTTTTCTGCAATTCATCCAACACTGCTTTTCCTCCTGCATGAATGCAGAAATGCTCGAATGCTAGCTTGAAATTTGGAATGTAGGGTTTCACCTGTTATTTTTAACAACTCATTATTAGTTTTCGAGGAAGCAGATTGTTTTTAATAGAAAGTAGACATGTTCAATCAAAGTGAACTAATATTTGAAGAGTTTGAACAAAATTATTACGTCTAGAAATAATTTTGGATAAACAATTAGGCTCCAACCTcagcttaatatttttgttttcacccttttatatattagatggaaattcaagtttaaatggTAACGTGACCCTTAAATAACTAGATTAAAACATACTCACAGCCTGATGCTTATATTTTGCGTACCTAAGTTAAGATTGTACTGtcaattgagttttagttcaattagaatgaatattatttttaatatgggTTTGAGTGTATTAaggcgcattatcctcctatttatgggttggggaggggctatggatagttttaggcattgtgtcaaaaacAGAATATACAGGGagaacctataataaaattattaaaaaaatatatgataattatatatttataaataattataatttattagaagTTGAAGTTGTTAGAAttgcattttttaaaataattataatttaatttacaattattaattaaaaatatcatgctaatttttttttgaataatctcattataagttttgatcatatctgttctttttgacacaatgcttAGAAATAGccatagcccctccccaacctataaataagaggataatgtgtTTCAGCATACTCAAACCTACATCTTCCTACATTGATAATAATATCCATGCTAATTGAGCTAAGACTCAGACAAAtattatgctaattttaaaatagagctACTACTTGAGATAgaaatttaagcataaaatatagggaaaagataaatacaattataaatacaattattagttaaatatagggaaaatattagagttttatgtcaattacttattattttgaatgatgttactttacattaattacataaagtaaaattatattatatgttgaatatattaaaatgatttaattatgatttaaaatattctattattataatatttgaattgataagttgaattcaaaataaaaatgtaaatttacgTTAATTactacaattaaaaataatatttacaaaattaattaaatattaatattataaaagtacatattatataaaaattagtatataaAATAAGATACATAGGAGGCACTATAGACGTGCCTACCTATGTACTCGACACCtgccttttattattatttattattgtcacattttgggtgttttacaggaagagaaagagaaaaaagaggggaaggtgaaagaaaaaaaaaaggaaggaaagaaataagtttgaatattttatatatttataaattgtatattttgtcttttaatatattcacattcatgtttaatttttttgttaattttgatgttccaaacttttgatataacaatatttataataattttatctatattttctaaacatttgatgaaaataattattgaaacttGTGTTAAACATTTTAAAGTATTTCAAAGACTTgtaaaatactcaaaaacatgttttaaatgtgttttatttcatctaaatattttttagtcaatccgaaatgtttttaaatgttttaaaatcattttttacaaGTCTAGGAAGTTGTACTAATACTTGGAGGAAGTTTTATCGATAAAAGCAAGTCAAAGAGCACCCCAAGCATCTCTCTCTAGTCTTCTACTGATACTCAGGAGGCTTTCTACCTATACAAGCCCACTTCTACTCATACATCTTGTGAGttctattgattcaagtttgtcTATAATGCTTCCAACGGCTAGAACCTATCCCCAACGGCTAGAAATTATCCCCAACGGTAGTAAACAGTCACAAATTTTTCCCTtgttatatatacacatcaagaTACAAGATATGAACATCCAAGCATAGGAGTCAAGAGAAAaacctcaaaattttcattttctcattttctcttgTATATATCTCTTACGTGCTtgttattagatttttttatcattctcATTTAAATTCAGTGAGAGAGTTTAACACTTGTAGTTGAGTCTTGTAAAAACTAGAGGGTTCTAGTTAAGCCATAAAAAATTAGGAAGAATGTTATATCTTAGccttgtgaaaaaaaataaagactgTAAAGATTATACTTTCTCCATGAAAGATATCGATTCAGGTATAGCGAATTAGAAAATTCTTGGTTAAGTTATACCAAGATAGTAAAAGTGGGCAATTAAGGTTAAACCATATAAATCgatttgttcaaaattttcttttatttcctcattatttaaaaaaatacaaatattttaaaatatcaatttaccCTCTTAATATTTTCATCcctaacatttttaaataaaatttgacacaTTTGTATTGTACGTGTGTTGgaatttttgtttacttttgaaagtacattttaaattatctcAACTAATTAttgattctattaaaaaattcatatatatataagttatttaaataatttgttaggataattaaatttaaaggaaaaagttattttattacttaattaatttcattttaagttttagttatGGTTTTAATGATTGTTTCCATGTTcgatttaaaattgatatctagaaaaaaattaaataatgtatttaagGGTTGAAGTCAAACATTTACAGGGTTGATCAAGAAAAGTTAtcattatttttggtaaaacatttatttgggttgatttagaatttatattttattcatttgcaaaaagaaaaattattttaatgatatatttaattaatttatttatttagcacGTTGATTTAGTATCCATATCCAATTTggttaacaaaaaatattttcttttttttaatttcttttttctaaacCATAAGATTCCCAACCAACCGTAAGAAAGATTAAAAGCTGAACAACaatcattatttaataaattttaaaataaaataaatattttatatcatcactaataataatattattaaataaccGGGTTATATCataatttgggatttttatattttgaaaaggttGTAGGATATGTATCGGATTAGTTGGATTAATAACTGAATGATATATTGGTCTACAGAATGAGTTGAACCGATTGACCTGAAAATCGTTACAGACTAGTTGAATCGGactacaaaattaattaaaacatgatttttaataaatttttagtaatttatttaatcaaactaGATTTGATGGTCTAATTAATCTGTCCACTAATCCGATGATAAAAACATCGCTATtcattcaatataattttaaaatagtttataccagtatgtatattttttatcattaaaaaataataactcaGTTCCAGGCTTCTAACCAAactatataaattttgtttatcaaaACTGAACCTAGCGAATTAAACCAAACCCTCCTATGTTCCTTTAATATTCAGTACCAAATTGGtttttctagtaatttttatttttactcaaaatctcGAACCGGGATTACCATGTCCAAAACCAACTTGAACCAGGATTACCCAGATGGTCACATAGCTCGACTCTCCGACATAGAGGCCTATCTTCATTGGAGCCAAGGCTCcctcaaattttggaaaattattgttaggtcctttaaattttatgaagatTTTAATTAGGCcctgaaaattttgtaaattatcaTTAAGCCtcttaattttttgaaatttttaactaagcttttcagaatttttagaaattcttatcaAGCCCtctaaaagtaaaattaaaaaattaaaaaattaattaggccCCAAAACTTAATACTAATACTAAGATCTATCACTACGTTAAACAactctaaatataaaaattcgcGGAAAAAACTATTACCTTTTTTGTGAAGAATTTTCTTGCAACCAAAGAAGTAACAACAAGGAGCAGTTCGGACCAGGGAAGAACGAGTGGGGCAAGTGTTGAGATATTTGCTTTCAAGGCTTCTCCGGCAACTGCCATGAGATTTTTGGAGAGGGCGATGCCAATGGTGCCttgttcatcttcttcttcatgcACGCATTTGTAGCTGGCATCGTTGGCGCCTTCATGGGTGCGAAGGGTGTGAACCAGCTCGTACTTGGAGCGGTGGTGGTCTGATGGGTGGTTAGATAGAAGGATGGCAGCTCCGCCAACTCGAAATAGGGTGTTTGAAAGTAGCATTGCTCGATTGTTGCCTAAATATGAGTCCTTAGTGACATTTTCGGCGCTCACCACCAAAGCATAAGTCCTTGGGTGCacctatatatattatatatacatatataaagcaaaatgaaaattttagctatttaCATTTACctctttttgtaaaatttaccattatttttttagctaaactcccaacttttgaaaaaaatcgaatttgatcgttaacttttcaaaacaaaagaatctttgaattattatttttaatggaaatgtTGACTaaagcatttaaattttaaatatggcACCCACATAGTAATCCAtgtatgttttctatttttgtgaacattttatttttatttttttgaatttcgaaatttttatttttaatacttttataggttttaaattatttgttgacgtGGAATATAAGAAAAATGGCGCTATGTCAATATGAAGTATATGTAGATTGTCACACGGGTTGCTATGccaatataattaaaaatcatgtttGAGTCGgcattttatttagaaaataaaatttaactcttttgaagggtaaatgatcaaatttagctaaaaaacaGAATAAGAACCTAATTGATGAAGATGTAAACATTAgaggttaaatttgtaattatgacaaaaataaacatgcacaatataaattgaaaaagttaaaatatgccataagtccTTGTCCTCTtcttaaatttggaatttagtttttatacatttatttctaggaatttattcgtattttcatattttaaaatttaagtccaattgttaaattgtttttgttaaattcgaTGGAGTGAAGCTTGCATTCAAagctctttctttttctttcaggCGAAATTAGGGGGGCTAGCATGGGCCTCGACGCCCCTTAAATGAGAAATTGTTATTTaggtcctttaaatttttttaaaaattttaaataaataaagataaaattacactttggcccccctaaaattataaaaatttgatttagtcttttaaaattataaagatatagactataaaaaaaaattaaaatttcattagtcccctaaaaaattattttggtttcgCCCCTATTTCCATGGCTACCcaatgaactttttttttttttttaatttcagaaTGTCACCAAAAACTTTAATAGCGTCaatgatttgatttgaattttaaaatctgaaaaagtaGAACTAAATTTCTAGATATAAAAgtagaaagattaaattttaaattttaaatttgtaaagatTACAAAGACTTATAACATACTTTAACCAATTTGAAAATCACTCGTAATTAAATTAGATGGTATTTGTAATGGCAAACCTGCAAAAGTTGTTTAGCAACATCAATGGCGATAACTCCAGCACTGCAACCCATCCCACCAAGATTATAACTCAAAACATCGTGTCTAAGCTTAAATCGATTGACAATCATGGCGGACCACGACGGCACTGGGTTAAACACACTGCTATTCACCACAAGGATCCTTATATCCTTACTTTTCATCCCACTTTTCTCCAATACCTCTTCAATGGCTCCAAATATAACCTCTTCTGTTTCCTTTTTCGCCGCTGCAATTCCTTTTTCTACTGGAACCGCCATCATAGCTCTCGGAACACATGTCTTATCACCAACAGCTGATTTCTCCATGATTTTCTTTTGGAATGCTAAGCTTTCTTCTGTGAATTTCCCAGTGCCtgcaaatattttcattatacgTTCTTTGCTGCATATTTGATCTGGTTTAGGCTTATAACATGCGAAATTCAGTAGGTAAACTTTTCTACGACGGTTTCTGAAGTAAAGGGTTActaagaaaatgagagaaaatgaggatattgtgattgtttttaagttttcatggcGGATTATCTGAACCAAATCGTGAATTGAAAACGTGCAAAAAGGATCTAAGATGATGGCCAAAAACGCTAGAAACAAAAGGTTCAAAGCtttgagtttgaatttgaaGTTATTTTGTGGATCATGTTCGTTTTCTGGGTTCATGATCTTTGTTGGATACAAATATTTGTGGAGAAAATGTGGGGAAAGCTTGCAAAATgtgaaagaaatttaaataggCGGAGTCTGATCCAGCTAGGCCATTTGCattctctttaaattttatatcaacaTGACGATTGGCGAGGAAAATACGTTTATAGTATGGTGGATGGATCCACATTTATGTTTAGTTAAAGATAGTAATGATTTAACACGTAAGCTACTTATTGTCAGACATatcattttaatactttaaagaATGAGAGTTTAATCCATCTAAcccaattcaatataatattaaataacaataatatatttttattttttagaataagaAATATATACATCTCTAAATGGATTTAAGCTACTCATATTTTTTATCACATGactattatatttaataattaaaatctataatctataacatatataaaaatatgggtttagaaaaacttttgaacttattagaatatcttttattttctatcgtAATACTAAattcacttttaaaaataattataatatttaatttagaattaataaaatagttgtaatatttataaatttaaaaataattataattattagttaaaagagttgtgctaattttaaaataaaattattacttgaatagaatTCTAAGCATAAAAAGTGTAGgaaaaattgtgataattataatttaaaattattagtttaaaaaattgacGTAAacaaaagttgtgttaatagagctattacttgaatttaattctaagtatcttaattatcgcataattaatattaaagttaagtgtgttaattagttatttttttaataatgttattttacattaattacataaagtaaaactatattgtatctttgaatatgttaaaaccgctttaattattatttacaattttctaTCATActatttgaattgataatttaacttattttaattatattcaataattcaaataaaatattattttactctaattattacaattaaaatgtaatattaaaaaactaattaaatattaaatgcatAAAATCACATGCAACACATGTGATGTTAGAAGctagtatatataaaagcatgagTTTGGAGAAACGTTTGAATCGAAAAAGATACCCTTTATTGTtgattatattactaaattaacattaaaattatttttaaaataatagtttttttattcatttgtacTATACAATTGAGTTGTTGAATTCATCGTATTAATAATAAGTGATATTAGTTAATAATAAGTGatattagttaataataaataaaatcatatcaatattttataatatttttatagagtTTGGACTACAcaattgattatatttattaatatattattttaaattaattaccatttaattaGTGTTATAGTTATGtaccaattaaaattaagatttactATTATAAATAGAATTCAACacataatcattttcaaacaaaaCATCTAAATAATATCACAAGAAAAGAACAGAGATTATTGACATTGGTAAGTTTGAAAtgtctaaaatataataaagtacTAAAGTAATGATTTTCAAAGAGGAAATTCAAGTCATATTCAGATGACGAGGCGctagagagagagaaaaaaagatcattttaattaatgatgaggtaaatttatgatattcattgattacatgattatttagtttattttacatattatattaaatttattttaagcttaGCCTTATTCACTTTCCCTCTCATTCTATTGTctaatgtaaaaaaattcactCTTATAATTGTAtgttcatattaattttaaatttactttatgtttattttctaattactattataattttataaaattctccaaattacaataataaattctttttatttattctaataattttataattgttcaTGTAATTTGCAACTCAGAGTGAGTTATTATATTAGATGTCTAATGTTAATTGAAGATGATAATGAGAATGATggattgaagaagaagaagaagaagaagaagaagaagaagaagaagaagatgatgatgatgatgatgatgatgatgatgatgatgattgaTAGGTTGGTTGAAGTAGaagattaatataaaaatgtattatGATAATCTCATCCTAATGATAGAAGttgaattttaataagattcataaagtttaatttgattatatttgataaatttgaatttactttttaattaatagcattgttattttgttttttaggcAGGTTTTTGAAGTGGCTATCTACGTGCCAATGGAAATGCCCACTTTTGTCATCATTGTAACAAACAACTTACTTGccatgttttaaaatgaaaatttttaaaacaaaatcttTGGGTTATGATTGATGCTGATATTGTGGAAGTATTCAAGCCTATCCATAAGATCAATCCATTTGGAGTAACACATCTTAAGGATTGGATTGAATCAGATCTTACATATCaaatccattgatttgtggagaTTGGATCGAAAGCATTGAAGGCATATCTCCAAATAGTCCACTTCACTTTAGGTTTTATTAGTATATTGCATTTAGCTATTTTAATTGTTGTTTAATAGGGATTGGATTGTAATTGATCCTTAGTATGTTTGCAAGTCTTAAACTTCTATATATTTGAGAGACTTATATAGACTTTGTACCAAGTATTGAGAGCACTTAACAGTTCATAAAAGAACATTTTTGTGAGAGTGCATTTTGTTGTTTGGTTTTACAACCTAAGTTTTCAGGGAAAGAATTtatgtaacaacctgtttttcagtggtgtcagaaatagtggtttcaggaccacaattcTGATGAGCGAGTCCAtagatattattaattaatatttatgagtttattagagtgtcgtattaaagtttggtccagtgattttgatgtttgattggccaattaaagaaaaaggactaaatcataaaagccGTAAAAGATAAtcgatattaatttttatttatccatcctTAAGAGTCATGGACGGTTAGTGCTTATATTAAGTggaaataaaagttaaaattaaattaaaaataaaataaaatatgctaaACTTAGGAAAACATgtcatcttcatcattttcttcttcttccacctattttcaccatttttagaGAGAAAGGAATTCGACCAAGCTTCTCCTTACTTGCATGGTAGGTTTTTctagcccgtttttagtaaatttcatgtttttgataatattgtaacttaatctagctaatcCAAGTATTAAAGCATAAAACTgtcaaagttttaaaatgttaccattgatgagtattaatgtttttcttattaaatGTTTGAGTTTGAAGCTTTAATGGAAATGAGACTATTTATAAAGTGACTTTTGTTAGCTTTAAGCT
The window above is part of the Gossypium raimondii isolate GPD5lz chromosome 9, ASM2569854v1, whole genome shotgun sequence genome. Proteins encoded here:
- the LOC105798781 gene encoding 3-ketoacyl-CoA synthase 20; translation: MNPENEHDPQNNFKFKLKALNLLFLAFLAIILDPFCTFSIHDLVQIIRHENLKTITISSFSLIFLVTLYFRNRRRKVYLLNFACYKPKPDQICSKERIMKIFAGTGKFTEESLAFQKKIMEKSAVGDKTCVPRAMMAVPVEKGIAAAKKETEEVIFGAIEEVLEKSGMKSKDIRILVVNSSVFNPVPSWSAMIVNRFKLRHDVLSYNLGGMGCSAGVIAIDVAKQLLQVHPRTYALVVSAENVTKDSYLGNNRAMLLSNTLFRVGGAAILLSNHPSDHHRSKYELVHTLRTHEGANDASYKCVHEEEDEQGTIGIALSKNLMAVAGEALKANISTLAPLVLPWSELLLVVTSLVARKFFTKKVKPYIPNFKLAFEHFCIHAGGKAVLDELQKSLNLGEWQMEPSRMTLYRFGNTSSSSLWYELAYSEAKGRINNGDRVWQIGFGSGFKCNSMVWKALKNIHPLVEKNPWMDEIHDFPVILPKHEPLSSSTI